In the genome of Naumovozyma dairenensis CBS 421 chromosome 7, complete genome, the window aatttaatttccttttcctcTATACTTTTATCATTAGACACTATGCGAGGTCTATATTGttttaaaacaaataataataacggTAATACGGATGgttcatttttaaattgtTGCTTTAACGCCTTTGCCGCTTGTTCTTCATTTCTAAATACATTCTGCGCTACTGATAACATTTGATTATTACGGGGTGTATTCATGGGTAATGACATGATATTTCTTGGGATCTCTAGGTGCATATTTCGTTCTTCTGTGGGGTTACCATTGGTAATTGCAAGGTTAATATcgattttatttttcctcttttgTCTTGTCTTTTCTCTTAAAGTTTTATACTTGAATaagaattcattttcaCACCATTCTAATGCACTatttaaatcattgaaCAATTCAACACCCTCTAATAATCCAACATTATTGAATGCATTATAAATATGATCTCTTTCACGTATTGACGAAATTATTAATCGAATTCTTTTAGTTTGTGTAAACCTTTTAATTCTATTAAACCCCTCTGCAGCAGaataatcaatattatcagcattaatatttttaaaatccaaaattaaatatttaatcCTATGTTTGGATGAATCCATGTCACTAATCTccaataatttatcaattttctCTTCGATGGAAATAATAGTACCAAAAAACAgtaaattttgtaatttcaaGACATAGATCTGTTCACCAATCCCATTCAAGAATTTAGTTTGAATCAAATCACGATAAACAGTACTCTTAGCCACAGTCCCATCAAATTCACCATTAATAGTCTGTAACTTCGTACTATCAATCAAAAATGAGAAACATGCAATCAAGATCCCAACAATAACACCCAAAACGAAGTCGAAAATACCCATAGTGAAAACAATGATAACAATGgttatatattcaaatttagaTATTTTCCCCAAGGGGTCCACCAACGCTTCTACCAACAATTCATACCCCaataagaaaatcaaagacCCAACAATACAAATCGGTATGaatgaaataataacgGGACCAATGATCATAATGATAATAGTCAACACGATCAAAATATGACCCGCTAGAGCAGAATCCGCACCAGCCCTAATAAAAAGCACACTATTTGTGTAAACTAGGTAATTTTGAATGGATCCGAACATACCACTAACGAAATTGGAAACACCGTGAGCTATTAATTCTTTGTCGACATCGTATCTATCCATTTGTAATGACATCGCTAGGGCGGGGACGTTTATGGGGACGTGCaatattccaaagaatGTCAGGGCTAGCATTGTGGGGATTTGTTTGAGGATTAGTGTCCAATGGACTTTGtgtaaattgaaaagtttgTAATGGTCGTACCATTTGGAATCAGTGGCTGCTTGTGGGAAGATCCAACCGGAGTCTCGTAATTGGTTCAATGAAAGACTGGGGATTATTGCTACCATGAAGTGGAAGAGGATTAGAGTTAGGATGTAGAATGATGGTAATACTAATGAATTTTGAGCACATTTTTGTGCAATGATTAGTATCACTGTGAGGAGAGTTGGTAAAAGCCATTGCCATAAAGTGACCACATCAGTGAACAAATGTGTTATGAATGGGATTGTATATTGGAATTTAGCTACTCTTGTGGATACTTCTATACCTGTaattattaagaaataaCCGACACCACCGATGCATCCAATTAGGATATGACGTGGGAAGAATCCTACAATTTTCCCCAAGTGTAGTTTACCCAGAGAATAAAATGTTAAACCAGTTAACATTGAACTTATGACGTAACAAAATAAAGTAGTCGTAATGATATCATCGTTAGAACCTTCAGGAAGTGCATCTTTAATAGCGAATGCCATGGTGTGAAAGAAAGGTGTGACTTCTATCATTTCACTTCCTATACCACAGGGGAAACTTGACCATCCACCTGAGAATATAGATTGTGATATGATTGTTGATATATAAAACATTGATATACCTGTTGGCCCCAGATGTGAAAATATAGGTTCTGTTATTGGGAAAATGATCATACCGTATGATAATGCGTCTAAaattgttaataataatcccAAGATGGATGCCGGGAggtattgaattatttctGACGGCGTAGCAATATATTTTCTCCAAGTGGGTATAGATGAATACTCTGTTGATTCAGAATTTCTATGTCTAATGGATTGGTATGCAGaggttcttcttctttgagcagtttcttgttcttgttcagATATAGAAGGCAATAAATTCTCTCCTGCAAGTAAACTATCTGATGGTATAGGtgacaataataatcttgaattttCGTCTTGTGGGTAGAAGTCAGTTACAGGTTCGGCTTCCTCGGTTAGAATATTGTCAATtctatcttcattatctatGTAATAAGCAGTATATCTTTTCCCATTGTTTCCAGTAGCATCATCCTCAAGGtttgatatatattctttcatGTTTATATCATCTTCGAAAGTTGGATCATTATTAAAGTCTTCCGATATGGCAGCAGTTTGTCTATGTAAATTTTGAGAAGCatgaattgatttattaagatGTTGGTTTGCAATTGGCAgggtattattattattatcatgatTTATTGCAGGAGATGCGGATAGAAATCCACTGACATATGACCTACCTAAATAATTACTTGTATCACTCATGTTTCCTAGGGTTACAGTAGGGCCACCGTTTGGTTGTTGTAAAATTTGAGGATCTTGATTTTGTAATCCTAATGATACCGATATTGTATCTGAAATGGAATGCctgttgtttttttgtctCCTCATATTTGGGTCTTATCGCTTAAAAATAGATAGAGATGACTATGACTCTTTTCGCTTCCCTTTTTAAGTTAAAGCAATGTTATCGAGCCTTGTGAAAGATATAAACGGTTACTTCTTAGATAAAATTTTGCAGTGGAGTAAACCTGAATATACACTAATCGGAAAAAATGAAGAGGATAatgttatattatattattatatagtGTATAGATACTTTTGTTTTTACTCTGAACATTCCAGATTTGACTGTTATATAATGCTTTCTATAAACATTTCACTATCAACGTCGATGTTGCTGCTGCCGCCTGGCGGTGCCGGAGAAATTCTCAGTGGTTTATCGCAGTTTTTTGGGTGTGGGCTCCGGATGTCCCCAATGTGTGTGCGTCCATTTGTCTTCTGTTGATAACCAAGATCTTGAATAAGTGGGTATGTTAGATGGTCATGgatacgtacgtacgtagaGAAGGTGGCTATGGAGCAAGGGTGTCTGCTTCCTCATCAACTGGACTCTCATCTGGTTAGACAGAGTGTGGCTTATCTATTGAGCTCCGTAGACTTAAGCTTAATACCTGTTTTACCAACCAATGCCCGAGTGGTACGAACGTCTACTGAAATTATAAAGGAAGATCTTGAAGTGACGCTAAATCTTCACTTGGAAACAGTAAGATCTGATATGTTTAAGTAAGAACGTGTCTACACGTAAAATGGAGTATGTAATCGTTACATAAAgaagttttgaaaaagaatcagaattttctaattgagCGTCCTTGAATCATTCGTGAGAATGTAACAAGATCAATTTTCTGCGCAGGAACCGCTTTCTCCATTAAAACCTCGAGTGTATGTTCAAACACACCTCGAGAAAGAATTGTTCGATTAAATATACgcaaataatatcatcctcttcttttaaaaCTTGGAAGGTCATGGTTTCTTTTAAAAGGAAACCATTTAGCAAGAAAACCAAGAAAACCAAGAAAGGGTAAACAATAAAACAATTCGAAAAAGCTGTTCCATTtttatactttttttttcgcGACAGATTTTTCCATATGTAACAATGCGGGTAACCCCTTCTATTCAGTAATTGGTGataattgaaatttaaaattaggGTCCCTGTATAAAATATGAAATGTCAAACGACATATTCTCTCAATAAGGGCCCTGCTTACTTATTTAGTAATGTCAATAGACTTTTGTTGGTCTTTTGGCATTCTTATAGAGGACAGAAGTTATTAATGCACctaaaaaatttggaagtAACTGGAATATCACAGAtgcaaaaaatatatggtCTCTAGCGGGATCGAACCGCTGATCCCCGCGTTATTAGCACGGTGCCTTAACCAACTGGGCCAAGAGACCtgtttttcttgattttggGGTCATCATAGCTTTAGTAATAGATTATATCCAACCATATGCTTATTGTTTTAACAACCCTTAATTCACTGACGGTTATAATCCATGCGGGAAAAAGATATTGTTGCACAGTATTTTGTTCATCTACTCAAAACTAATTGATTACGTCTGAAGTCACTTTAAAAGCTATCATAGAGAGGCCTAAAAGCTTGAGCGAAAAATCTGCTACCCATACTAAGATGCTCGAAAggtactattaatattctatgATAAAGATCTAGATCTAGACATCCAGTTTGGTACGACGTCTTCTATAACAGACACGAACTGATTACCAAATATGGAAGGAACGCGAAGGAATACCGGCAgaatgatatatataaatgtattattatatatgaagTGTACATAAAGTAGTCtatcattcttatttttcttgttcgACAGGTTTCACTAAAATCCTATTTGTTTCGCGTAGtcacataataataataataataaatgtcCATATTGGATATAGTATCTTACTACTAGTTAATATATACAAACAGTAAGTttcaattatttcttttttcaacattGCCAAGTCTTTGGGATAAAATTACATAGGTAATTGACAAAACAAATAAACTTAACTATACCTTCACGATTTAATGGTAACTTTCATTCTTGGATGCTATTAATCCTTTCATCATCGATAGTAATAAGATTATAAACTTATATTATAGCCTAGAATTGAGGGCAAGTTTTAACTTTGGTTTACTAACAGACAAACACCATGCTTGTCTTATTGTTCAAATAGATGATTGAGAACTTTGAATGTTCATTGTAATCGGCAGATGCCAGTACAATTATACTGTCGTCGTAATAATAGTGGATAACAGTAGAAGAGGGACGATTCAGTTCCTTAATCACATTTTGGATAAATTCTCCCCATCAATGTCTAACAGAAGCTAAACCATATGGCATACGAGTAAAACGATAAACACTAAATTCGgtaataataccaatttTATCACCAGATAAAGGTATTTGTTGATATGCCTTACTTATATCGACAGCAGAAGATATTTAGTCTTCTTTGCGATTCAATAAAACCACATTGTATCAATTGTATGTTTGTCTCTTCGTTATCAATTgtctgaaaaatttggaagaGCAAACAAATGTTACAACCAATCCAAGAGTGCCAGGGGAGATAATTTCTATAAATGAAACGAGTACGATAGATATTTCAGAAAGTATGGATTGTGTAGGAATGGGACGTGCAGTGTACTGAACATGTTTATTAACTTTACGGAAATCAGTAATTATACAGACTTTCGTAGAAGTCTGCTTTAATGGAAAACAGGACTTAAGGCAACAATTTCCTCGGGTCTAATAGGAACTAATAAACCATTAGCAAGAGATTGTTCAATGTAAATCTTTAAGGCATTTTTTAATTCGCCACTAGTAAAGTAAGCTTTGGGTTTGGTATATTCAATGCCGTGCAATGCGACTGGAGCCACATAGGTGTGTGTCCGAGAGAGGTAAGGGGTAACAGAGTAAACAGAGGGATAGAGGGACTGATGTTGTTCTATAGTACTGACTTTAGTATCTTGTAAAATATTTGGGTAGTAGAGATGGAGTCTATGGTAGAAATATCGGTATATATTCATGATTATTGgttaattgataatttaattcACGGAGAAGTGGtttaccaataataatttgatgaagTCGTTgagaaatcaaagaaaaccATTTCGTGACTTGTTGGATAGTTCTAATTGAATAGGAGGATCGTGATTTTCCTATAGATAAGAATAGATAAAATGGCGTCAACACCGGAGTCAAGGACTAAGAGAGACGGGTTAGTGTTCGTCTGGCCTCGCTAATATATTGTTCAGTGCAAATAGCGGAATGTCGTGAATGTGATCCGGATTAGAAGTAGCAGCAGTTTCGGGTTCGGATGTAACTATATCATAGTCATAATCGGTATCAGATTCATAATTGATAGAAGAATCAAAGGCATCAGGATCTCTATCAAGTTTTATTCTATTTAACTTGGAACTTTGACGATCTTTTTGGTGATGTTTTGTTACGATACATAATTAGTACATTGACAGGTAGTACAATAACCAGGGATAGCATATTGcaaattcttcttgtttaAGTAGTACTTACAGGAGAAAATTGGGACAATAGTAGCGACGGTGGTATGGTTTCTGAACATGAGAATGTCCAAGAGCCAAAAGATTGCGATTATTCAATGGTTTTTCTGGAATAATAGTATGAGATGGAATTTCATTGTTAATATATTGGAAAAGCTCATGGATAAGCTTGGGGTTGACGGAATACACTTCTTAAAGGCAGAGAGATTAATATTTAAGCTTCTTACGGAATGTATGACTGTTCTTCCGTAGGCACATAATTTAgttattatcataattATGGCGTACGACAATGCTAATGAAGTAATAAATTAGCTAAGCAATAAATTCTGGAAGGTCATCTAATTCCCGTTGAGGTCATAGCATGCTTAAAACAAACCTCATAAATACTTGCGTGCCATTCAGCTTAATTCGATAAAGGAATCTCGATTATAATTCACAAATATTTTACAGTTATGACAGTGTAGATACGTAACGTAGTTCGAAACATTCCAACGAACATAACACATACCTTTTAGTATCTGCTACATCAAAACAACCTTCCAGGATTAGAATTTTCAAATAGTTTACGGAATATgcaatttatttaattaatatcGATGACattatatttgtttgttatGGGTAAACAATCCGGTAAGCCTAGAAAAAGTTAGAAATAGTTTGTTTGTTGTCCATGCTTAATCACAATGTTTCCTTCCTGCACTAGTTTATTATTGTGGAATACCCATTTTGTTCCATTAAGATCCGGTATTTTACCTCTTGGGAAGAATCTTTCCAGTTTTGTTCTGTCATTTTCTACTGGTTTAAAggataatttttcatttgtaatATTATATCTATAACGTAATAAGGTTATCAACGGTATAACAAAATCATCTAAACTATCTTGTAAGACCGGAATCAatgtattgttattattattcttccCCGTTTTCGTACCATAATTTGTTATTTTGGAATCCATCCTTAATggattttttttactttgAATTTTCAGTTTAAAGAtgtctttctttttaattgtcttttcatttaatattgtAGTATTCAATTCTGACAACGGAATGATTCCAGATAACGATTTAATTGATTGCTCGAGCATGCCAATTGCAATCCCACATTCATCATTGTTATATTGATCCatcgataataataaaaacgTCAGACTATCCAGGTAATAACCTAAGGCAGTAGTCAATagtaatgatttgaattccTTCTTATTATGTTGAAAAAGTAATTCTCGACAACCAATACATATTTTAGCGTAAAATGAACTATTTGATGCTAATTCTCtcaaatcttcttcttggaAATCCAAAATTGCATCATTTTTCTCGTTATAGATTTTTGACCTCAATTTCGAAAGCGATAAAACAATTATACTTAATTGTTGTAATAACTTAAACTCTAAAGATAATTGGTTCATGAGTTcataatatttggaatgATATTGGAACTTATTTATTAGACTAGATAAATAATCCAGTATTCCGAGACCgtttttcaaataacaTCCACTTTTCGACCATAATGTGGAACTTAAATCAGGTGTATCGTAAGCTCTTTGTAATAGgtttaaaattatattttcatgATAAAATGCAATATCAATTAGAATCTCTATTGTTTCATCCAATAAAGTATTGACTGATAATTCTTGTGGGATTTCATCAGCATGAATATATGTGAGCAGGATGTTACCATATTCGAAAAATGTATCAATCGCTAATAAAGCATCGATTTTTTTAGCAGAATGAGCATCTAACAATTTAATACAGCGTTCTCGTAGCAAGATGCCATCGGATGTTAAGCATTTTTGTAGGGCTGATTTTTTTGTCAATTGTAATGGTAACTCCATGTTATATATAGGACGGTTAAAACAGAATATACAGCACAGTTCTACAACTTTAAGTACTTGcagaaaaaataaaataaaataaaataaaacaaagaaaagaaaagaaataccCAACCACCTTTAGAATGTTCTACTTATTTGTTTGAACGTAGGTACTATTCATACTAATATTAGAACAGCGTTTgtacaaagaaagaagacagaaaaattattagttcggtaaaaataaaattaaaaataaatcgACCCCAGTGAGGATTGAACTCACGATCTTGCGATTAACAGTCGCACGCCTTAACCAGCTTGGCCATGGAGTCGTATTTTCTTGTGGAAATTTTCTACTAGCTCAGTCCTTGAAATGGTATCACAATCATGAGAAACAACTATGCTTTAATTAACAATTGTAATAGAAGACTACTTAGTAGAAGTGAATCTGGCATCTTTCTATAGAACCATGAAGAATATCTCGTTATATACGCAGTGTGTGTGTGTTGGTTGGTAACCACAATATGAACTAATCTGTACAAAACaaataagaagaatatgGACTTTTTAAAGGATGAGGATCTGACTCTCGACTTGCCCAACGTCACTGAAATTTCAAGAGATCTTTTCGAAGATGAGTCTGAAAAACTAATCGAATTACAAAAGGAAGATCCAAATAAGACATTCGACGTGGATGAATTCCTTATCAAGAATAATTTCCATTACGTACCGTTAGACACTCTTATTAGAGActtatcatcattgtcTGAAGAAGTAATCGATGCCCTTTTCGGACAAGTGAATGCTGAttatgatgaatatttgaaattttgtcaaatttattcaaagGATGAAGCAGAAAACGAAACGATATTAGACTTACAACAAACTAGACTggaattgaaaaactttATCTCTCACTTGGAACAATTGACCTCCAGGGATATTGCCAGAACACAAGAGGTCGTTTCCGATACTTTGGAATACTTGGAAAGACTAGATCATATAcaaattcttttaaataatcattCTAACATTCtggaaataataacattgGGGAAACAGTTAAGCAAGACATTACATGGGGTATGTGGTATCGAACCATTGGAAGAATCGATTTCTGTGGAATTGACTCGAcaattgtttattttggTAACGAGAGCAAGAGAGTTGTTAGAGACATTAACGTCTTTGAATTCACCATATGTGCATCATCTACGAAATGAGTTTCAGGGATTAGTACAAGAATTCCAAATCTCTTTGAAGATCTTGACTAACAAATGTCTCGAAAATCCATCTGAATGTCCAgaactttcaaaattgttAGTTGAGATTTCTCAAGCAGCTTAAAGTATCATTGGGCGAAAAAATAGTAAATTAGATGGGATCATACCGATTCAAAAAGCTATGGGAGAGATATTTTAACTTCATGTATTGTAAATATACACATCCTTTCCCAATAACGGACtttatgaagaaaaatgggGTATAACAAACGAGGAATTTATGTTGTTGGTGCCACGAAACCGGATGTAATACTTGgaaatgtttcaaaatgTAATTAccatgaaaaaaaattgactAGGcataaatacaaaaaaaagcCAAGCAGAGTGAATATCTTATTTTGCATGAACACTGTTACGTGATGAGGGTATGTATTATGATCTGTAATAATCGtattttctttccatttttaattaaaaaattatttttatcaataaaaaaacatgAGTTTTTTACTATCCACTTATGCTGAGGATAGGTATCCTAACTGAGGATAAGCTCATACTGTATAGATTATTTTTCGTCccatttatatattttctgtCGGCATTAT includes:
- the VSB1 gene encoding Vsb1p (similar to Saccharomyces cerevisiae YGR125W; ancestral locus Anc_3.485) gives rise to the protein MRRQKNNRHSISDTISVSLGLQNQDPQILQQPNGGPTVTLGNMSDTSNYLGRSYVSGFLSASPAINHDNNNNTLPIANQHLNKSIHASQNLHRQTAAISEDFNNDPTFEDDINMKEYISNLEDDATGNNGKRYTAYYIDNEDRIDNILTEEAEPVTDFYPQDENSRLLLSPIPSDSLLAGENLLPSISEQEQETAQRRRTSAYQSIRHRNSESTEYSSIPTWRKYIATPSEIIQYLPASILGLLLTILDALSYGMIIFPITEPIFSHLGPTGISMFYISTIISQSIFSGGWSSFPCGIGSEMIEVTPFFHTMAFAIKDALPEGSNDDIITTTLFCYVISSMLTGLTFYSLGKLHLGKIVGFFPRHILIGCIGGVGYFLIITGIEVSTRVAKFQYTIPFITHLFTDVVTLWQWLLPTLLTVILIIAQKCAQNSLVLPSFYILTLILFHFMVAIIPSLSLNQLRDSGWIFPQAATDSKWYDHYKLFNLHKVHWTLILKQIPTMLALTFFGILHVPINVPALAMSLQMDRYDVDKELIAHGVSNFVSGMFGSIQNYLVYTNSVLFIRAGADSALAGHILIVLTIIIMIIGPVIISFIPICIVGSLIFLLGYELLVEALVDPLGKISKFEYITIVIIVFTMGIFDFVLGVIVGILIACFSFLIDSTKLQTINGEFDGTVAKSTVYRDLIQTKFLNGIGEQIYVLKLQNLLFFGTIISIEEKIDKLLEISDMDSSKHRIKYLILDFKNINADNIDYSAAEGFNRIKRFTQTKRIRLIISSIRERDHIYNAFNNVGLLEGVELFNDLNSALEWCENEFLFKYKTLREKTRQKRKNKIDINLAITNGNPTEERNMHLEIPRNIMSLPMNTPRNNQMLSVAQNVFRNEEQAAKALKQQFKNEPSVLPLLLFVLKQYRPRIVSNDKSIEEKEIKFWSQLCPYLSERFLVAQSTLKHNNNFFFIVESGILKATFTLPSGTLYETMSNRTCYGKILGSNNETTVLNEQDLTIKTETDCNLWVIDMDALTRMRAENLELYIELVLLIMSIRDTRFKELLGYTLVSA
- the NDAI0G01000 gene encoding uncharacterized protein (similar to Saccharomyces cerevisiae YGR122W; ancestral locus Anc_3.476), whose amino-acid sequence is MELPLQLTKKSALQKCLTSDGILLRERCIKLLDAHSAKKIDALLAIDTFFEYGNILLTYIHADEIPQELSVNTLLDETIEILIDIAFYHENIILNLLQRAYDTPDLSSTLWSKSGCYLKNGLGILDYLSSLINKFQYHSKYYELMNQLSLEFKLLQQLSIIVLSLSKLRSKIYNEKNDAILDFQEEDLRELASNSSFYAKICIGCRELLFQHNKKEFKSLLLTTALGYYLDSLTFLLLSMDQYNNDECGIAIGMLEQSIKSLSGIIPLSELNTTILNEKTIKKKDIFKLKIQSKKNPLRMDSKITNYGTKTGKNNNNNTLIPVLQDSLDDFVIPLITLLRYRYNITNEKLSFKPVENDRTKLERFFPRGKIPDLNGTKWVFHNNKLVQEGNIVIKHGQQTNYF
- the COG2 gene encoding Golgi transport complex subunit COG2 (similar to Saccharomyces cerevisiae COG2 (YGR120C); ancestral locus Anc_3.472) — encoded protein: MDFLKDEDLTLDLPNVTEISRDLFEDESEKLIELQKEDPNKTFDVDEFLIKNNFHYVPLDTLIRDLSSLSEEVIDALFGQVNADYDEYLKFCQIYSKDEAENETILDLQQTRLELKNFISHLEQLTSRDIARTQEVVSDTLEYLERLDHIQILLNNHSNILEIITLGKQLSKTLHGVCGIEPLEESISVELTRQLFILVTRARELLETLTSLNSPYVHHLRNEFQGLVQEFQISLKILTNKCLENPSECPELSKLLVEISQAA